A genomic window from Chaetodon auriga isolate fChaAug3 chromosome 13, fChaAug3.hap1, whole genome shotgun sequence includes:
- the olig2 gene encoding oligodendrocyte transcription factor 2, whose translation MGCQMRVGVTSGFHVEGFLPSRLETLLAQCWTRTMDSDTSRVSSRPSSPEVDDIFLSTLKKSVHGFSGAVSSTQSDSPSDIANLRGLSAADEESLALRLAKKDRKLLSEGELQSIRLKINSRERKRMHDLNVAMDGLREVMPYAHGPSVRKLSKIATLLLARNYILMLSNSLEEMKRLVSEIYGSSGHHSGFHPSACGTMTHAGPVPGHPAASHATHPAVHHPLLPPAAVSTASLSAPGIAAVTSVRPHHGLLKAPTAGAGPLGSSFQHWGVGAGMPCPCSMCQVPPPHVSSMSTVTMPRLASDSK comes from the exons ATGGGCTGTCAGATGCGCGTTGGAGTAACAAGTGGATTTCACGTTGAAGGTTTTCTCCCATCGCGCTTGGAAACACTCTT AGCACAGTGCTGGACCAGGACCATGGACTCTGATACGAGCCGCGTGTCGAGCAGACCGTCATCTCCCGAAGTGGACGACATCTTCCTCTCCACCCTCAAGAAGTCAGTGCACGGCTTCTCCGGCGCCGTGTCCTCCACACAGAGCGACTCTCCGTCAGATATCGCCAACCTGCGCGGCCTCTCCGCCGCGGATGAGGAGTCCCTCGCCCTCCGGCTGGCCAAGAAAGACCGTAAACTCCTGTCAGAAGGCGAGCTGCAGTCTATCCGCCTCAAGATCAACAGCCGCGAGAGGAAAAGGATGCACGACCTCAACGTGGCCATGGACGGGCTCCGGGAGGTCATGCCCTATGCGCATGGACCGTCGGTGCGCAAACTCTCCAAAATCGCCACCCTGCTTCTGGCTAGAAACTACATCCTGATGCTGAGCAACTCACTGGAGGAGATGAAGCGGCTTGTCAGCGAAATCTACGGCAGCAGCGGACACCACAGCGGCTTCCACCCGTCAGCCTGTGGGACTATGACACACGCAGGGCCCGTGCCGGGACACCCGGCGGCTTCCCACGCCACACACCCGGCGGTGCACCACCCGCTCCTCCCGCCGGCGGCCGTCTCCACCGCCTCTCTGTCCGCGCCCGGCATCGCCGCCGTCACCTCGGTCAGACCCCATCACGGACTCCTGAAAGCTCCCACTGCCGGTGCAGGGCCACTGGGCAGCAGCTTCCAGCACTGGGGCGTCGGTGCCGGGATGCCTTGTCCGTGCAGCATGTGCCAAGTCCCGCCTCCGCATGTGTCCAGCATGAGCACCGTCACCATGCCGAGGCTGGCCAGCGACTCCAAGTGA